One stretch of Campylobacter sp. CCS1377 DNA includes these proteins:
- a CDS encoding peptidylprolyl isomerase — MKKFSLVVASLVAGTALSLNAAVVATAGGKNITDTQVDEFFAPMLRGQSINNLPADQKKAFIQQYIVQDLILNEAKKDGLEKDATYKKELDRAKDAILVAVYQDKIMQDIKIDSAKVKSIYDQNKDKYVKPARVQAKHILVQNQTDAEKIIDELKNLKGDALDKKFSEIARAKSIDNGSAAQGGELGWFDESTMVKPFTDAAFALKKGEISKSPVKTNFGYHIILKENSEARTQLTFDQVKQGIEAALRAEEFKQVIAKKAQELLDKAKVTYK; from the coding sequence ATGAAAAAATTTTCACTCGTCGTTGCAAGTTTAGTTGCTGGAACAGCTTTAAGTTTAAATGCTGCTGTTGTGGCTACTGCTGGTGGTAAAAATATTACTGATACTCAAGTAGATGAATTTTTTGCTCCTATGCTTAGAGGACAAAGCATTAATAATTTACCAGCTGATCAAAAAAAGGCTTTTATTCAACAATATATTGTGCAAGATTTAATTTTAAATGAGGCTAAAAAAGATGGTTTAGAAAAAGATGCGACTTATAAAAAAGAATTGGATCGTGCAAAAGACGCTATTTTAGTAGCAGTTTATCAAGACAAAATCATGCAAGATATTAAAATAGATTCCGCAAAAGTGAAATCAATTTACGATCAAAACAAAGATAAATATGTAAAACCAGCTAGAGTTCAAGCTAAACATATTTTAGTTCAAAATCAAACAGATGCAGAAAAAATTATTGATGAATTGAAAAATTTAAAAGGCGATGCATTAGATAAAAAATTCTCTGAAATTGCAAGAGCAAAATCTATTGATAACGGCTCCGCTGCACAAGGTGGTGAGCTTGGTTGGTTTGATGAATCTACTATGGTAAAACCATTTACAGATGCTGCTTTTGCACTTAAAAAAGGTGAAATTTCCAAATCACCTGTAAAAACTAATTTTGGTTATCATATTATCCTTAAAGAAAATTCAGAGGCAAGAACACAACTTACTTTTGATCAAGTAAAACAAGGTATTGAGGCAGCTTTAAGAGCAGAGGAATTTAAACAAGTAATTGCAAAAAAAGCTCAAGAACTACTTGATAAAGCTAAAGTGACTTACAAATAA
- the fbaA gene encoding class II fructose-bisphosphate aldolase, producing MGVLDIVKAGVVSGEELNKLYAYAKSENFAIPAVNVVGTNSINAVLESAKKVNSPVIIQFSNGGAKFFAGKNCPNAEVLGAISGAKHVHLLAKAYGIPVILHTDHAARKLLPWIDGLILANEEFKKQNDVALFSSHMLDLSEESLEDNLSTCEAYLKKLDALGVSLEIELGCTGGEEDGVDNTGIDNAKLYTQPEDVALAYERLGKISDKFSIAASFGNVHGVYKPGNVSLQPEILKNSQNFVKNKFNLQNDKPINFVFHGGSGSELSDIKNAVSYGVIKMNIDTDTQWAFWDGVRIYEASNKAYLQGQIGNPEGDDKPNKKYYDPRVWLRAGEESMIKRLEIAFEDLNCINKN from the coding sequence ATGGGTGTTTTAGATATAGTAAAAGCAGGAGTTGTTAGTGGCGAAGAGTTGAATAAACTCTACGCTTACGCTAAGAGCGAAAATTTTGCAATTCCTGCAGTAAATGTTGTGGGGACTAATTCTATCAATGCGGTTTTAGAATCTGCTAAAAAAGTTAATTCGCCTGTAATCATACAATTTTCAAATGGTGGAGCTAAATTTTTTGCAGGTAAAAATTGTCCCAATGCGGAAGTTTTGGGAGCTATCAGCGGTGCTAAACATGTTCATTTACTTGCAAAAGCTTATGGAATTCCTGTGATTTTACATACCGATCATGCTGCTAGAAAACTTTTACCTTGGATAGACGGTTTGATTCTTGCAAATGAAGAATTTAAAAAACAAAATGATGTAGCTTTATTTAGTTCGCATATGCTTGATCTTAGCGAAGAAAGTTTGGAAGATAATCTTAGCACTTGCGAAGCCTATCTTAAAAAATTAGATGCTTTAGGGGTGAGTTTAGAAATAGAACTTGGCTGCACTGGTGGCGAAGAAGATGGGGTGGATAATACTGGCATTGACAATGCAAAGCTCTATACTCAGCCTGAAGATGTCGCTCTTGCTTATGAAAGACTTGGTAAGATTAGTGATAAATTTTCAATTGCAGCAAGTTTTGGTAATGTTCATGGTGTATATAAACCAGGTAATGTCAGCTTGCAACCTGAAATTTTAAAGAATTCTCAAAATTTTGTTAAAAATAAATTTAATCTTCAAAATGATAAGCCTATTAATTTTGTGTTTCATGGTGGTAGTGGTAGTGAATTAAGCGATATTAAAAACGCTGTAAGTTATGGCGTTATTAAAATGAATATCGATACAGATACACAATGGGCATTTTGGGATGGTGTTCGTATTTATGAAGCCAGCAATAAAGCCTATTTACAAGGACAAATTGGCAACCCAGAAGGTGATGACAAGCCAAATAAAAAATACTATGATCCTCGCGTGTGGTTAAGAGCAGGTGAAGAAAGCATGATTAAACGCTTGGAAATTGCTTTTGAAGATTTAAATTGCATTAACAAAAATTAA
- a CDS encoding thermonuclease family protein, whose product MRYKYSKFLNLRQIASDPKKILLVLLFIGLAIFANSFVLPKQSFEARVIKVVDGDTIEVVKNNKNYRVRFYGIDAPESKQKFGSNSRDFLASLILGKNVTLIQKDIDKYDRILAIVKLNDKDINQAMVENGYAWAYDYYTEIYLPYEKNARTKKLGLWKDKNPIEPYKWRKMNKFGD is encoded by the coding sequence ATGAGATATAAATATTCTAAATTTTTAAATTTAAGGCAAATTGCCAGTGATCCAAAAAAAATATTATTGGTTTTATTGTTTATAGGACTTGCAATTTTTGCAAATTCCTTTGTCTTACCCAAACAAAGTTTTGAAGCAAGGGTTATAAAAGTAGTAGATGGTGATACAATTGAGGTTGTAAAAAATAATAAAAATTATCGTGTAAGATTTTATGGTATTGATGCTCCAGAAAGCAAGCAAAAATTTGGTAGTAATTCGAGAGATTTTTTAGCTTCTTTGATATTGGGAAAAAATGTAACTTTAATCCAAAAAGATATCGATAAATATGATAGAATTTTAGCCATAGTGAAGTTAAATGACAAAGATATTAATCAAGCTATGGTTGAAAACGGTTATGCTTGGGCGTATGATTATTATACTGAAATTTATCTTCCTTATGAAAAAAATGCCAGAACGAAAAAATTAGGACTTTGGAAAGATAAAAACCCAATAGAACCTTATAAATGGCGAAAGATGAATAAATTCGGAGATTAA
- the cmoB gene encoding tRNA 5-methoxyuridine(34)/uridine 5-oxyacetic acid(34) synthase CmoB, whose translation MNDLEKQLQNHPIFKKIQELRELNLHSEFFIKDSIELKCKKLNENDFCDLALNLKPWRKGPFKINELFIDTEWQSFIKFNILKPFMNEIENKIVADVGCNNGYYMFKMLEFNPKKIIGFDPSIKYCLQFELINALAKKNIQYELLGVEDLPTYECKFDVIFCLGVIYHRSDPIKMLKQLKQSLNKDGVVFLDTMYIDDEREIALIPKKTYSKIPNIFFIPSILGLRNWCERAGFSSFEILAKKTTDLTEQRKTEWIDSYSLENFLDPNNAKLTCEGYEAPKRVYVKLKV comes from the coding sequence ATGAATGATTTAGAAAAACAATTACAAAATCACCCTATTTTTAAAAAAATTCAAGAACTTCGTGAGTTAAATTTACACAGTGAATTTTTTATAAAAGATAGCATAGAATTAAAATGTAAAAAATTAAATGAAAATGATTTTTGCGATTTGGCTTTAAATTTAAAACCATGGCGTAAGGGGCCTTTTAAAATTAATGAACTTTTCATTGATACAGAGTGGCAAAGTTTTATTAAATTTAATATTTTAAAACCTTTTATGAATGAAATTGAAAATAAAATCGTTGCCGATGTGGGATGTAATAATGGGTATTATATGTTTAAAATGCTTGAATTTAATCCTAAAAAAATTATAGGTTTTGATCCTTCTATAAAATACTGTCTGCAGTTTGAACTCATCAATGCCTTAGCTAAAAAAAATATACAATACGAACTTTTAGGTGTTGAAGATTTGCCTACTTATGAGTGTAAATTTGATGTGATTTTTTGTTTGGGAGTGATTTATCATCGCAGCGATCCTATAAAAATGCTCAAACAACTCAAACAGAGCTTAAATAAAGATGGCGTGGTGTTTTTAGACACTATGTATATTGATGACGAAAGAGAGATTGCTTTAATTCCAAAAAAAACTTATTCAAAAATACCAAATATTTTTTTCATTCCGTCGATATTGGGTTTAAGAAATTGGTGCGAACGAGCTGGTTTCTCAAGTTTTGAAATTTTAGCTAAAAAAACAACGGATTTAACAGAGCAAAGGAAAACAGAGTGGATTGACTCATATTCTTTGGAAAATTTTTTAGATCCTAATAATGCTAAATTAACTTGCGAAGGCTATGAAGCACCAAAGCGTGTTTATGTTAAATTAAAGGTATAA
- a CDS encoding M20/M25/M40 family metallo-hydrolase, translating into MQNVLKNFKNLSAIPHCSFQTQHLKNFLKEYARDKKFMVDIDEAGNIHCIKGEPKICLQSHYDMVCMGEAPYIELYEEQGYLRAKNSSLGADNGIGVAIMMSAMANFDHLECLFTNDEEVGLLGANACKFEFRAKKLLNLDHESEKDIIIGCAGGVDIKAVLDLKFKEYEGNVYELEAFGFKGGHSGIDIIKNSKSSIKEMASFITKNQAELIEFNGGERINSIPKYAKALVYSTTKLEDNEWIKCKFLGKQKFKKCLQTQEILSSINAFSQGLRAYNEELKIAQTSINLSTIKMQENQVIIELFARSNVLEELKQIEFETLEFFKAFGYKCESFNFYPPWEGIKNEFSDEVHKALSKEVPDVKISAIHAGLECGILENGRDLLCCSIGPNIYNPHSTDERCEIKSVEKISKVVFEIIKNNQ; encoded by the coding sequence ATGCAAAATGTATTAAAAAATTTTAAAAATTTATCAGCAATTCCGCATTGTAGTTTTCAAACCCAACATTTAAAGAATTTTTTAAAAGAGTATGCTAGAGATAAAAAATTCATGGTTGATATCGACGAAGCTGGAAACATACACTGCATTAAAGGTGAACCAAAAATTTGCTTGCAAAGTCATTATGATATGGTTTGTATGGGTGAAGCACCCTATATCGAACTTTATGAAGAGCAAGGTTATTTGCGGGCTAAAAACTCATCTTTGGGCGCAGATAATGGCATTGGTGTGGCGATTATGATGAGTGCAATGGCAAATTTTGATCATCTTGAATGTTTATTTACCAATGATGAAGAAGTAGGTTTGCTAGGTGCTAATGCTTGTAAGTTTGAATTTAGAGCTAAAAAATTACTCAATTTAGATCACGAGAGTGAAAAAGATATCATCATAGGTTGCGCAGGTGGTGTGGACATAAAAGCGGTTTTAGATCTTAAATTTAAAGAGTATGAAGGTAATGTGTATGAGCTTGAAGCCTTTGGATTTAAGGGCGGACATTCAGGCATTGATATCATTAAAAATTCCAAAAGTTCCATTAAAGAAATGGCGAGTTTTATTACAAAAAATCAAGCAGAGCTAATCGAGTTTAATGGTGGAGAAAGGATAAATTCTATCCCAAAATACGCTAAGGCTTTGGTGTATTCTACAACAAAACTTGAAGATAATGAATGGATAAAATGTAAATTTTTAGGAAAACAAAAATTTAAAAAATGCCTGCAAACACAAGAAATTCTTTCTAGTATCAATGCTTTTTCTCAAGGTCTTAGGGCTTATAATGAGGAATTAAAAATTGCACAAACTAGCATCAATCTTTCTACTATAAAAATGCAAGAAAATCAAGTTATTATCGAGCTTTTCGCGCGTTCTAATGTTTTAGAGGAATTAAAGCAAATCGAATTTGAAACTTTGGAATTTTTTAAGGCTTTTGGCTATAAATGTGAGAGTTTTAATTTTTACCCACCTTGGGAAGGAATTAAAAATGAATTTAGCGATGAAGTTCATAAGGCTTTATCAAAAGAAGTTCCAGATGTTAAAATTTCAGCCATACATGCAGGATTAGAATGCGGAATTTTAGAAAATGGAAGAGATTTGCTTTGCTGTTCTATAGGTCCGAATATTTACAATCCTCATTCAACAGATGAAAGATGCGAAATAAAATCAGTTGAAAAAATAAGTAAAGTAGTTTTTGAAATTATAAAAAACAATCAATAA
- the nth gene encoding endonuclease III, translated as MKKRELEIKNLLLKHFDKPVTELQFRNLYELIVCVMLSAQCTDKRVNLITPALFDAYPNIRSLANANLNSLKLLINSCSFFNNKAQNLIKMAKAVCEEFGGEIPLNEKDLKSLAGVGQKTAHVVLIEWCGANCMAVDTHVFRVSHRLNLSKAKTPEATEEDLTRIFKDNLNYLHQAMVLFGRYTCKAKNPLCEKCFLSHLCTSKDKIL; from the coding sequence ATGAAAAAAAGAGAATTAGAAATAAAAAATTTATTATTAAAACATTTTGATAAACCGGTTACTGAGTTGCAATTTAGAAATCTCTATGAGTTGATAGTTTGCGTAATGCTTTCAGCACAATGCACCGATAAAAGAGTAAATTTAATTACCCCTGCTCTTTTTGATGCTTATCCTAATATTAGATCTTTAGCCAATGCAAATTTAAATAGCTTAAAGCTATTGATCAATTCTTGTTCTTTTTTTAACAACAAAGCACAAAATTTAATTAAAATGGCAAAAGCGGTTTGCGAGGAATTTGGTGGAGAAATTCCATTAAACGAGAAAGATTTAAAATCTTTAGCAGGAGTGGGACAAAAAACCGCTCATGTAGTTTTGATTGAATGGTGCGGAGCAAATTGTATGGCTGTAGATACTCATGTTTTTAGAGTTTCACATAGATTAAATTTAAGCAAAGCAAAAACTCCTGAAGCAACCGAAGAAGATTTAACGCGTATTTTTAAAGATAATCTTAACTATCTTCATCAAGCTATGGTACTTTTTGGGCGTTATACTTGCAAAGCAAAAAATCCTTTATGTGAAAAGTGTTTTTTAAGTCACTTATGTACAAGTAAGGATAAAATCCTTTAA
- the gltS gene encoding sodium/glutamate symporter, which translates to MENSQLTIYNFDFYSTLVAMVIVLLVGVFIIKRSKFLQEYNIPEPVVGGVIAAILLLMLYSWGGVQIKFDNSLKDPLMLAFFSSIGLLADFASLKKGGIKLVVFLVIITGLLLLQNGIGIGVATAMGENPLIGLLGGSITMSGGHGTGGAWAETFIKDYNFAAATEVAMASATFGLIAGGIIGGPVARYLIKKYKLKTPGTEVKDENDAILNFEKPHQERLITQSSFVESLALIAFCLLIGVFLADYLNPKITILLKNAFSLSETFKFNLPTFVYCLFTGVVLRNILSLTRIHQVFDREVSVLGNVSLSLFLAFALMTVNLIELISLALPILTILFFQVVTMVLYAIFITFRFCGKDYDAAVLAAGHCGFGLGATPTAMVNMQTVTNHYGMSHVAFIIVPLCGAFFIDIINAIVIQVFVGFL; encoded by the coding sequence ATGGAAAATTCACAATTAACCATTTATAATTTTGATTTTTACTCCACTTTGGTTGCTATGGTTATAGTGCTATTGGTTGGGGTTTTTATCATCAAAAGAAGTAAATTCTTGCAAGAATACAATATCCCAGAGCCTGTGGTGGGAGGTGTTATAGCAGCAATTTTACTTTTAATGCTTTATAGCTGGGGGGGCGTGCAAATTAAATTTGACAACTCGCTCAAAGACCCTTTAATGCTCGCATTTTTTTCTAGCATAGGTTTATTGGCTGATTTTGCGTCTTTAAAAAAAGGCGGGATAAAACTTGTGGTTTTCTTAGTCATCATTACAGGTTTATTGCTCTTGCAAAATGGTATAGGTATTGGCGTTGCAACTGCTATGGGGGAAAATCCTCTCATTGGACTTTTAGGCGGTTCTATAACCATGAGTGGTGGACATGGAACAGGAGGTGCTTGGGCTGAAACTTTCATCAAAGATTATAATTTTGCTGCAGCAACTGAAGTAGCCATGGCTAGTGCGACTTTTGGACTTATTGCAGGAGGTATCATTGGTGGACCAGTGGCTAGATATTTGATTAAAAAATATAAACTTAAAACCCCTGGAACTGAAGTTAAAGATGAAAACGATGCGATTTTAAATTTTGAAAAACCACATCAAGAAAGACTTATCACTCAATCATCTTTTGTAGAGTCTTTGGCTTTGATTGCTTTTTGTTTATTGATCGGCGTTTTTCTTGCTGATTATTTAAATCCAAAAATCACCATTTTACTTAAAAATGCTTTCTCTCTTAGTGAAACTTTCAAATTTAATCTCCCAACCTTTGTGTATTGTTTATTTACGGGAGTTGTTTTAAGAAATATTCTTTCTTTAACAAGAATTCATCAAGTTTTTGACAGAGAAGTTTCAGTGCTTGGCAATGTAAGCCTTAGTCTTTTCTTGGCTTTTGCTTTAATGACAGTTAATCTAATCGAGCTTATTTCGCTTGCACTTCCTATACTTACAATTTTATTCTTCCAAGTTGTAACAATGGTACTTTATGCGATTTTTATTACTTTTAGATTTTGTGGAAAAGATTATGATGCAGCAGTGCTTGCGGCAGGACATTGTGGTTTTGGACTAGGAGCGACACCAACAGCTATGGTGAATATGCAAACCGTTACCAATCACTATGGAATGAGCCACGTGGCTTTCATTATCGTGCCTTTATGTGGTGCATTTTTTATTGATATTATCAATGCTATAGTAATTCAAGTTTTTGTTGGATTTTTATAG
- a CDS encoding cysteine ABC transporter substrate-binding protein, whose protein sequence is MKKIVLSILGIFVAVMLAACSGNSVKKEDSNATDSNTTTSSSGTLEKIKQNGVIRIGVFGDKPPFGYIDAKGVNQGYDVYFAKRIAKELFGDENKVEFVLVEAANRVEFLKSDKVDVILANFTKTPQRAEQVDFAAPYMKVALGVVVPSDSNLSSVEELKDKTLILNKGTTADIYFYENYPDIKTLKFDQNTETFAALIDGRGEALSHDNTLLFAWVKENPNFKVAIKELGNQDVIAPAVKKGNDDLRIFIDELIIKLAEEQFFHKAYEETLKVHFSDDIKAEDIVIEGGKF, encoded by the coding sequence GTTGCAGTAATGTTGGCTGCTTGCTCTGGAAATTCTGTTAAAAAAGAAGATTCAAATGCAACCGATTCAAATACCACTACTTCAAGTAGTGGCACTCTTGAAAAAATCAAACAAAATGGAGTCATTAGAATTGGTGTTTTTGGCGATAAGCCTCCTTTTGGTTACATAGATGCTAAAGGTGTAAATCAAGGCTATGATGTGTATTTTGCAAAACGCATAGCAAAAGAACTTTTTGGCGATGAAAATAAAGTAGAATTTGTATTGGTTGAAGCTGCAAATAGGGTTGAGTTTTTAAAATCAGACAAAGTGGATGTAATTTTAGCAAATTTCACAAAAACTCCGCAAAGAGCTGAACAAGTAGATTTTGCTGCACCTTATATGAAAGTTGCATTGGGAGTAGTTGTACCAAGTGATTCTAATCTTAGTAGTGTTGAAGAATTAAAAGATAAAACCTTAATTCTTAATAAAGGAACCACGGCAGATATTTATTTTTACGAAAATTATCCAGACATTAAAACTTTGAAATTTGATCAAAATACCGAAACTTTTGCGGCTTTAATAGATGGAAGAGGAGAAGCTTTAAGTCATGATAATACCTTGCTTTTTGCATGGGTTAAAGAAAATCCTAATTTCAAAGTAGCTATTAAAGAATTAGGAAATCAAGATGTTATTGCGCCTGCTGTTAAAAAAGGTAATGATGATTTAAGAATTTTTATTGATGAACTAATTATAAAATTAGCTGAGGAGCAATTTTTTCATAAAGCTTATGAAGAAACTTTAAAAGTTCATTTTTCCGATGATATTAAGGCTGAAGATATAGTCATAGAAGGCGGAAAATTTTGA